The stretch of DNA AATCAGGTTTGACAAAATATGTATCTGTTCCTAAAAACTCAACTTGGCTACTTTTCATAGCTGTTTTGACATGTTTCAAAGTAGGCATTTGAATGATTGAATCAGATAACATTTTTGGGAAGTAGTGATTGAGCCAATAGCCTTTCATTTGTTTTGGCGTAGATGTGAAAATCACAATTCTACCATTTGGTTTTAAGACTTTATTGAGTTCTGAAAATCCGATTTTCAAATCAGTCCAATGATGTATAGTCAAAGAAGCAATTATTCCGTCTACAAAATTTTCTGGAAGCCCCATATTTTCTACTGAACCCATTTTCCAATCAATCTCGTTGTTTTTGAGTCTTGCTTCTTCTAACATCTGTTTAGATGGATCAATACCAATAAATTGAAACCCATTTTTCTGAAGTTCGTTGGTATAGTTTCCTGTCCCACAACCAATGTCTAAATATGTTCCACTTTTGATTGGTTTTAAATGATAAAGTAATTGCTCGGTTAGATATTTATCCGGTTTTCTAGTCAGATTGTAGTCAACTCCTATTTTGTCATATTTCACATCCATTTGAGTGATTTTTCAGCTTGTAACTAACGTGTTTATAAGGTTAGTTGCATGTTTTAAGCAACTAATTTAGTAAATACAAACGGAATAAAAACCCCAATCTCCAACAGGAAGGTTTCGTGTACTATCAATTAATTTTTATGTGGCTTGTTGTCATTCGTTTTTTTCATCTTCTCTATAAATATATTAATCGCTTTCAGATTACTATTCTTAAGCTTATAGGAATAAAATAGTTTTTGCTCTGTTGTTTTGGAGAACTTAATAGGAGCTTTAATCAAACTATTGTTTAATGCTTCCTCACACAGATGTTTGGGAACTATACTAAATCCACAATTATTCTTTAAAGCTTCTATTATATCTATATACGAAGGTAAAATATATCTTGGAACCATTTTGAAATTAGTATTAAAATTGGTCTCCCAAAATTTTTTGATACCCTCTTGGTCGTTGTTAAGAACGAACCAATTTTGTCTTTGTAACCATTGCTTGAACTGACCTTCATTTTGTTCTATATTTTTTGGAGTATCAATATTATTGGAACTAATTAATTCCAATTCTTCACTCTTTATATATACAAATTGATGGTCGTAAATTGCGTGTTTTTTTATTCCGACTAACAATTGAATTTTATCCATTTCAAGAGCTTCAATCAAATCTTTTTCATTTCCAAAATGCGTTATGATATACATATCAAAAGCATAAATTTTATGTATTAATTCTTTCTTGAAAAAATCTGAAGTACAACCAATTGTAATAGCAGAACGCTTTTTTTTGGTTCTTTGATTTGAGTAATATTCTACTTTTTCTAATTCTTGCAGTGGATTATTAATTTGTGAGTATAAAAATTTCCCATATTCGGTAGGTGCTAATCTTCGCGTC from Flavivirga spongiicola encodes:
- a CDS encoding class I SAM-dependent methyltransferase, which codes for MDVKYDKIGVDYNLTRKPDKYLTEQLLYHLKPIKSGTYLDIGCGTGNYTNELQKNGFQFIGIDPSKQMLEEARLKNNEIDWKMGSVENMGLPENFVDGIIASLTIHHWTDLKIGFSELNKVLKPNGRIVIFTSTPKQMKGYWLNHYFPKMLSDSIIQMPTLKHVKTAMKSSQVEFLGTDTYFVKPDLQDQFLYCGKQNPELYFDDQIRHGISSFSSLANRTEVEQGLIKLRKDIDSGKINDIMKSYENNFGDYLYVIGKKISR
- a CDS encoding LysR family transcriptional regulator, with amino-acid sequence MINLEWLRTFSAIYECNNITEASKKLNMTQPGVSKHLSALESHIGKKLFERTTRRLAPTEYGKFLYSQINNPLQELEKVEYYSNQRTKKKRSAITIGCTSDFFKKELIHKIYAFDMYIITHFGNEKDLIEALEMDKIQLLVGIKKHAIYDHQFVYIKSEELELISSNNIDTPKNIEQNEGQFKQWLQRQNWFVLNNDQEGIKKFWETNFNTNFKMVPRYILPSYIDIIEALKNNCGFSIVPKHLCEEALNNSLIKAPIKFSKTTEQKLFYSYKLKNSNLKAINIFIEKMKKTNDNKPHKN